DNA sequence from the Plasmodium reichenowi strain SY57 chromosome Unknown, whole genome shotgun sequence genome:
GGTAAAGCATAAGTTCTATTTTTAACAGCATAATCAAATTCCATCAAAAATCTTTTATGCCCTTTAACCATTTTAGCTTTCATAtcagaaaaaaatgatgaaattAAATCATCAGGTGTACCAAAAAATTCTTcttttccatttttttcacaaaaggcaaatatatttgaatttttttgGGGATCATCTAAAGAAAATGTTTTACTACGTTTTTTTAATCCTAATCTTGTTCTATTTTTcgaaatattataatttccTTGTGCATATTCTGTTATATCagaattataataattttccTTAGTACCAagataaattaataatgCATAATCACGCATAAAAGAAAGTTGATCATTAGGTATATGTGGTTTACCTTCTAATTGAAATGACctaaaaaaatttatttcattaaaaataaatacttTTGTAGGATCGTTTTTATAAATTGCatgtttatttaaatcggctttttctaatatatcTTGCAAAAAATCAGTCCTTTTTACTATATGAGATGcatctttttctttaacTATAATAGAAGGTAActtatcaaaaaaatattcatgTTTCAATGTTGAAAGGAAATCACCagatattatattattaatttcaCCTAATTTAGTTTTGAAAAATGATTCATGTTCTTCATTTCTaatcatcatttttaaatctCTTGCATAAAAATGAAGCAAATATACACTAAAAGCTCTTGCA
Encoded proteins:
- a CDS encoding rhoptry-associated protein 3, with product MIRKFLISLFLIFLCLNNVVIGNKCKKALIDIDTKDLSLSSILRAHKPENGTLGSWVYFFFNHFSNVDEAIEYLKGLNINVLDIEDRACFARAFSVYLLHFYARDLKMMIRNEEHESFFKTKLGEINNIISGDFLSTLKHEYFFDKLPSIIVKEKDASHIVKRTDFLQDILEKADLNKHAIYKNDPTKVFIFNEINFFRSFQLEGKPHIPNDQLSFMRDYALLIYLGTKENYYNSDITEYAQGNYNISKNRTRLGLKKRSKTFSLDDPQKNSNIFAFCEKNGKEEFFGTPDDLISSFFSDMKAKMVKGHKRFLMEFDYAVKNRTYALPKVKGFRFLKHLFQRKNFKNFVGMYINLLSTEIDF